In one Zymobacter palmae genomic region, the following are encoded:
- the dut gene encoding dUTP diphosphatase produces MPRLEVKVLDERVHQHGLPDYATPGSAGMDLRVLLNEPLVLQPGESTLVHTGLAIHIGDPAFAGMILPRSGLGHKKGIVLGNLVGLIDSDYQGELMISLWNRSAEAVEIEPFERVAQYVLVPVAQAQLVVVDSFNASERAEGGFGHSGRH; encoded by the coding sequence ATGCCACGTCTTGAAGTCAAGGTCCTCGACGAACGAGTTCACCAACACGGTTTGCCTGATTATGCCACGCCGGGAAGTGCAGGCATGGATCTGCGTGTGCTGCTCAATGAACCGCTCGTGCTACAGCCAGGCGAATCTACACTGGTACATACTGGATTGGCCATTCATATCGGCGATCCGGCGTTCGCTGGCATGATCCTGCCGCGTTCCGGTCTGGGCCACAAGAAAGGCATCGTGCTCGGTAATTTGGTCGGATTGATTGATTCCGATTACCAGGGAGAATTGATGATCTCGCTTTGGAACCGCAGTGCCGAAGCGGTGGAGATAGAACCGTTCGAACGCGTTGCGCAGTATGTTCTAGTCCCAGTGGCACAAGCACAGCTAGTCGTTGTCGACAGTTTCAATGCCAGCGAACGTGCAGAAGGTGGCTTCGGCCACTCCGGACGTCATTGA
- the coaBC gene encoding bifunctional phosphopantothenoylcysteine decarboxylase/phosphopantothenate--cysteine ligase CoaBC — MSSNDSLSPLHGRRVLLGISGGIAAYKSAYLARLLKKAGADVRVVMTRGAEAFIAPLTFQALTGHAVRDSLLDPSAEAGMGHIELARWADVIVIAPATANLMASLAHGHADDLLTTLCLASHARLFIAPAMNQGMWSHPATQANLERLQQYGWHIVGPDAGEQACGDVGQGRMLEPEAILEALHQAYQRDTTPKPAAGLRITVTAGPTREPLDPVRYLTNRSSGKMGFALAEAAQALGASVTLISGPVTLETPHGVRRVDVTTADDMLAAAQQSVQKGCDLFISSAAVADYKAASYAEHKLKKQNGEETLTLTLVKNPDIVATIAAGERRPTVVGFAAETQDVEHYALDKLTRKKLDMIVANQVGANEGFDSDDNAVTLYWQAEGGVKAHELPLQSKVSLAHALLHEILRVNAASLAPAAQ, encoded by the coding sequence ATGAGTTCAAACGACAGTCTTTCCCCTCTTCATGGTCGCCGCGTCCTGCTAGGCATCAGCGGGGGCATCGCCGCCTATAAAAGCGCCTATCTGGCTCGTTTGCTGAAAAAGGCCGGAGCAGATGTGCGCGTGGTCATGACACGGGGGGCGGAAGCCTTTATCGCGCCGCTCACCTTTCAGGCGCTGACCGGTCACGCGGTACGCGATTCCCTGCTTGATCCTTCTGCCGAAGCCGGCATGGGGCATATAGAGCTGGCACGTTGGGCAGATGTGATCGTCATCGCGCCAGCAACGGCCAACCTGATGGCATCGCTGGCGCACGGGCATGCCGATGACCTGCTGACCACGCTCTGCCTCGCCTCCCACGCGCGCCTGTTCATTGCCCCGGCAATGAATCAGGGCATGTGGAGTCACCCCGCCACTCAGGCCAATCTGGAACGTCTGCAACAGTACGGCTGGCACATCGTCGGCCCCGATGCAGGCGAACAGGCCTGCGGCGATGTTGGACAAGGCCGCATGCTGGAGCCGGAAGCAATTCTCGAAGCACTGCATCAGGCCTATCAGCGCGATACCACGCCAAAGCCTGCTGCAGGCCTCAGGATCACGGTCACGGCAGGCCCCACACGTGAGCCGCTGGACCCCGTGCGCTACCTGACGAACCGTAGCTCAGGCAAGATGGGCTTTGCCCTTGCGGAAGCCGCGCAGGCACTGGGGGCCTCCGTCACACTGATCAGTGGTCCCGTCACGCTGGAGACGCCACACGGTGTACGTCGCGTGGATGTCACGACAGCGGATGACATGCTGGCAGCCGCTCAGCAGAGCGTGCAGAAAGGATGTGATCTCTTCATCAGCAGTGCCGCCGTAGCGGACTACAAAGCCGCGTCCTATGCCGAGCACAAGCTCAAGAAACAGAATGGCGAAGAAACGCTAACCCTGACACTGGTGAAGAACCCCGATATTGTCGCCACGATCGCAGCGGGGGAACGTCGGCCTACCGTCGTCGGTTTTGCGGCTGAAACACAGGACGTAGAGCACTATGCGCTGGATAAGCTGACGCGCAAGAAGCTCGATATGATCGTGGCTAATCAAGTGGGTGCCAACGAAGGGTTCGACAGCGATGACAACGCCGTGACGCTTTACTGGCAGGCCGAAGGGGGCGTCAAAGCACACGAACTTCCTTTGCAATCAAAGGTCTCACTGGCACATGCCCTGCTGCACGAGATTCTTCGAGTCAACGCCGCGTCGCTCGCGCCTGCAGCGCAATAA
- a CDS encoding 2,3-diphosphoglycerate-dependent phosphoglycerate mutase encodes MAKLVLIRHGESEWNLANKFTGWVDVNLSETGVKEAQQAGARLKEAGLQFDVAYTSVLTRAIKTLHFALEGLGQLWIPEYKSWRLNERHYGALSGLNKKETAEKYGDEQVHIWRRSYDELPPLVGTDSPFHPVNDPRYANLDPRTLPAGENLKVTLERVIPFWQDQIAPQLLDGKNVLIAAHGNSLRALVKYIEGISDEDIMGVNIDTGTPLVYEISDKDLSVISKDTLTKA; translated from the coding sequence ATGGCCAAGCTCGTACTGATTCGCCACGGCGAAAGCGAATGGAACCTTGCCAACAAGTTCACTGGCTGGGTTGATGTCAACCTGTCAGAAACTGGCGTCAAAGAAGCACAGCAAGCGGGTGCTCGTCTGAAAGAAGCGGGCCTGCAGTTCGACGTGGCTTACACGTCCGTACTGACTCGCGCTATCAAAACCCTGCACTTCGCTCTGGAAGGTCTGGGTCAGCTGTGGATTCCTGAATACAAATCCTGGCGCCTGAACGAACGTCACTACGGCGCGCTGTCCGGTCTGAACAAAAAAGAAACCGCTGAAAAATACGGTGACGAACAGGTTCACATCTGGCGCCGCAGCTACGACGAACTGCCGCCGCTCGTCGGCACTGACAGCCCGTTCCACCCGGTCAACGATCCGCGTTACGCCAACCTGGATCCGCGCACTCTGCCGGCTGGCGAAAACCTGAAAGTCACTCTGGAACGCGTTATTCCGTTCTGGCAGGACCAGATTGCTCCGCAGCTGCTCGATGGCAAAAACGTTCTGATCGCTGCACACGGCAACAGCCTGCGTGCGCTGGTCAAATACATCGAAGGCATCAGCGATGAAGACATCATGGGTGTCAACATCGATACAGGTACTCCGCTGGTCTATGAAATCAGCGACAAAGACCTGTCTGTCATCAGCAAAGACACGCTGACCAAAGCGTAA
- the radC gene encoding RadC family protein: MSIRDWPVEERPQERLLNEGSEHLSDAELLALFLRSGQPGQSAVSLARQALHHFGNIRNLLCADCADFCRMKGLGVVRYTQLQAALELSRRHLAISLHKADALNASHKVKGYLKARLRDLKHEVFAALLLDTQHRILSFEQLSVGTIDQATVYPREVARLMLERHAAAVIFAHNHPTGRPEPSDADIRLTHTLKDALALLDIRVLDHFIVADQHIVSFAEQGLL, encoded by the coding sequence ATGTCGATACGAGATTGGCCCGTAGAAGAGCGGCCACAGGAACGGCTGCTGAACGAGGGCAGCGAGCACCTAAGCGATGCGGAACTGCTGGCGCTTTTCTTGCGTAGCGGGCAGCCGGGGCAGAGTGCAGTATCGCTGGCGCGCCAAGCCCTCCATCATTTCGGTAATATCCGCAACCTGTTGTGTGCCGACTGTGCGGACTTCTGCAGGATGAAAGGGCTGGGTGTCGTCCGCTATACCCAGCTTCAAGCAGCGCTGGAACTGTCGCGACGTCATCTGGCTATTTCTCTGCACAAGGCCGATGCGCTCAATGCCTCTCATAAGGTGAAAGGGTACCTGAAGGCGCGTTTGAGGGATTTGAAGCACGAAGTGTTTGCGGCGCTATTGCTGGATACCCAGCATCGTATCTTGTCATTCGAGCAGCTTTCGGTTGGGACTATCGATCAGGCGACCGTGTATCCGCGTGAAGTGGCGCGACTGATGTTGGAGCGCCATGCCGCCGCCGTTATCTTTGCACATAACCACCCCACAGGACGCCCCGAGCCCAGCGATGCGGATATTCGCCTGACACACACGCTGAAGGATGCGCTGGCCTTGCTGGACATTCGTGTGCTGGATCACTTCATCGTGGCTGATCAGCACATTGTGTCATTTGCCGAGCAAGGTTTGTTGTGA
- the rpmB gene encoding 50S ribosomal protein L28, with amino-acid sequence MSQVCQVTGKRPVTGNNVSHSLRRTRRRFVPNLHTHRFWVESEKRFVKLRISSKGMRIIDKKGIDQVLSELRARGERV; translated from the coding sequence ATGTCCCAGGTATGTCAGGTCACCGGCAAGCGTCCGGTGACGGGTAATAACGTTTCACACTCTCTGCGCAGAACTCGTCGTCGTTTTGTGCCGAACCTGCACACTCATCGTTTTTGGGTGGAAAGCGAGAAGCGTTTCGTCAAACTGCGCATTTCTTCTAAAGGCATGCGCATCATCGACAAAAAAGGCATTGATCAGGTTCTGTCTGAACTCCGTGCCCGTGGCGAGCGCGTCTAA
- the rpmG gene encoding 50S ribosomal protein L33, with product MRDKIKLVSSAGTGHFYTTNKNKRNTPDKLEFKKYDPVVRKHVIYREAKIK from the coding sequence ATGCGCGACAAGATCAAACTGGTCTCTTCTGCGGGTACTGGTCACTTCTACACTACCAACAAGAACAAGCGTAATACGCCTGACAAGTTGGAATTCAAGAAGTACGACCCGGTTGTTCGCAAACACGTGATCTACCGTGAAGCGAAAATCAAGTAA
- the mutM gene encoding bifunctional DNA-formamidopyrimidine glycosylase/DNA-(apurinic or apyrimidinic site) lyase yields MPELPEVETTRRGIAEYVEGHRVDAMRVRQRRFRVPVPDGLEQRIEGECFGTLQRRAKYLLLPIAGGHLLWHLGMSGSLRLTQADEPLRKHDHIDLDLSSGWQLRYHDPRRFGFVDFIEGNPLEDTRLASLGPEPLSAAFTAELLAAKAKGKRVAIKSFIMDNAVVVGVGNIYANEALFMAGIDPRKPAGQVSEASLTLLVMAIKDVLTAAIAQGGTTLRDFVSGQNTPGYFAQQLRVYGRGGEPCIRCECRLEQVVIGQRATVFCPQCQR; encoded by the coding sequence ATGCCAGAATTGCCGGAAGTCGAAACGACTCGACGTGGTATCGCCGAATATGTAGAAGGCCACCGTGTCGATGCGATGCGCGTGCGTCAGCGGCGCTTTCGTGTCCCCGTACCTGATGGGCTTGAGCAGCGTATCGAGGGAGAGTGCTTCGGCACCCTTCAGCGGCGAGCGAAATATCTGCTGCTGCCCATCGCGGGCGGTCATCTGCTGTGGCATCTGGGGATGTCCGGCAGTCTGCGACTGACGCAGGCGGATGAGCCGTTGCGTAAGCACGATCATATCGACCTTGATCTGAGCTCGGGGTGGCAACTGCGCTATCACGATCCGCGGCGCTTTGGCTTTGTCGATTTCATCGAAGGCAATCCGCTGGAGGACACACGACTGGCCTCGCTGGGGCCTGAACCGCTGTCAGCGGCCTTTACGGCCGAACTGCTGGCGGCTAAAGCCAAGGGCAAGCGGGTTGCGATCAAAAGCTTCATCATGGATAACGCCGTAGTGGTGGGGGTGGGCAACATCTACGCCAACGAGGCGCTGTTCATGGCGGGGATTGATCCACGCAAGCCGGCAGGCCAGGTCAGTGAGGCGTCGCTGACGCTACTGGTGATGGCGATCAAGGATGTGCTGACAGCCGCCATTGCACAGGGTGGTACGACACTGCGCGATTTCGTGAGCGGTCAGAACACGCCTGGATATTTTGCCCAGCAGCTGCGCGTCTATGGGCGTGGCGGCGAGCCATGCATTCGCTGTGAGTGTCGCCTCGAGCAGGTCGTGATCGGGCAGCGTGCGACGGTATTCTGCCCCCAGTGTCAGCGCTAG
- a CDS encoding class I SAM-dependent rRNA methyltransferase, translating into MQRLRLRKNADRRLKGGHLWLYSNEIDIKVTPLKGIEPGEQVIIEADNGREMGVAYVNPNSLICARVVSRDPKVALDRSLLVHRFNQALSLRKQFFKEPYYRLVHGESDLLPGLVIDRFDDILVVQINTQGMARVEADIIDALDKVIRPRVIVMSNDTSGRRMEGLPLESVVVRGELPEDGLVSLVENGVKFQVSPLEGQKTGWFYDHRDNRAWLNQWVEGKRVLDVFSYVGGWGVQAAVNGAASVTCVDASAKALSAVERNAELNGVADRVATIEGDAFEVLAALKEQGEQFDIVIVDPPAFIRKRKDLNVGERAYGRLNREAMRLLKRDGLLVSGSCSMHLLPERHKDIVRGAARHQDRHAQIIFEGHQGSDHPVHPAIPETSYLKALGVRVYRD; encoded by the coding sequence ATGCAACGTCTTCGTCTTCGCAAAAATGCTGATCGTCGCCTCAAGGGCGGGCATCTGTGGCTGTACTCTAACGAGATCGACATCAAGGTCACCCCGCTGAAAGGCATTGAGCCGGGCGAGCAGGTCATTATCGAAGCCGACAACGGTCGTGAAATGGGCGTTGCCTACGTCAACCCCAACTCGCTGATCTGCGCACGTGTGGTATCGCGTGATCCTAAGGTGGCGCTGGATCGTTCGCTGCTGGTGCACCGTTTCAATCAAGCGTTGTCGCTGCGCAAGCAGTTCTTCAAAGAGCCGTACTACCGTCTGGTTCACGGTGAAAGCGACCTGCTGCCTGGGCTTGTAATCGACCGCTTCGATGACATTCTGGTCGTTCAGATCAATACCCAAGGGATGGCCCGAGTGGAAGCGGACATTATCGACGCTCTCGACAAAGTCATTCGTCCACGTGTCATCGTGATGAGCAACGACACCAGTGGTCGTCGTATGGAAGGTCTGCCGCTGGAGTCGGTTGTCGTTCGCGGCGAGCTGCCGGAAGATGGTCTGGTCTCGTTGGTCGAGAACGGCGTCAAGTTTCAGGTTTCTCCGCTGGAAGGCCAGAAAACAGGTTGGTTCTACGATCACCGCGACAACCGTGCGTGGCTAAACCAGTGGGTTGAAGGCAAGCGCGTACTGGATGTCTTCAGTTACGTTGGCGGCTGGGGCGTGCAGGCAGCTGTTAACGGTGCGGCGTCGGTGACGTGTGTCGATGCGTCTGCCAAGGCGCTCAGTGCCGTCGAGCGCAACGCTGAGTTAAACGGTGTTGCTGATCGTGTTGCGACGATTGAAGGCGATGCTTTCGAGGTGCTGGCTGCGCTCAAGGAGCAAGGCGAGCAGTTTGATATCGTGATCGTTGACCCGCCTGCATTCATTCGTAAGCGTAAGGACCTCAACGTCGGTGAGCGCGCCTATGGTCGCCTGAACCGTGAAGCGATGCGTCTGCTGAAACGCGATGGTCTGCTGGTGTCTGGTTCCTGCTCTATGCACCTGCTGCCTGAGCGTCATAAGGACATCGTCCGCGGTGCTGCTCGCCATCAGGATCGCCATGCGCAGATCATTTTCGAAGGCCATCAGGGCAGTGACCATCCGGTTCATCCGGCCATTCCCGAAACGTCCTATCTGAAAGCACTGGGTGTTCGCGTCTACCGCGATTGA
- the trpS gene encoding tryptophan--tRNA ligase, with product MTKTRVLTGITTTGIPHLGNYVGAIRPAIRASKEENTEPFFFLADLHALIKAQDPKRVAESRLDIAATWLALGLDTDNAVFYRQSDVPEITELLWLLSCVCAKGLMNRAHAYKAAVADNDAAGSPDPDRGVTMGLFSYPTLMAADILMFKANRVPVGRDQIQHLEMARDIAGRFNHIYKGDYFVMPEAEVDTRVQQLNGLDGRKMSKSYNNTIPLFCTEKQLLKLIRKIKTNSLEPGEPKETEGCSLFQLYSAFATDDQIADMQQAYADGIGWGDAKNRIFELLNETLKEPRQRYHELLEDPAHIESIMKKGAERARAEAVPFMDELRRAVGIAPFA from the coding sequence ATGACCAAGACACGTGTGCTCACAGGGATCACGACTACAGGGATCCCGCATCTCGGCAACTATGTTGGTGCCATTCGTCCCGCTATCCGTGCCAGCAAGGAAGAGAACACTGAACCGTTCTTCTTTCTCGCTGACCTGCACGCCCTGATCAAAGCGCAGGATCCGAAACGGGTCGCTGAATCGCGCCTAGATATCGCGGCAACGTGGCTGGCGCTGGGGCTGGATACCGACAATGCGGTCTTCTACCGTCAGTCCGACGTGCCGGAGATCACCGAACTGCTGTGGCTGCTGTCCTGCGTCTGTGCCAAGGGGTTGATGAACCGTGCGCATGCCTATAAGGCTGCTGTGGCCGATAACGACGCTGCTGGCAGCCCTGACCCCGATCGCGGCGTCACCATGGGGCTGTTCAGCTACCCCACACTGATGGCGGCCGACATTTTGATGTTCAAGGCTAATCGTGTGCCGGTCGGCCGTGACCAGATTCAGCACCTTGAAATGGCGCGCGATATAGCGGGGCGTTTCAACCATATCTACAAGGGCGACTACTTCGTCATGCCGGAAGCCGAAGTGGATACCCGCGTGCAGCAGCTGAACGGGCTGGATGGACGCAAAATGTCCAAAAGCTACAACAACACTATTCCGCTGTTTTGCACTGAAAAACAGCTGCTCAAGCTGATTCGCAAGATCAAAACCAACTCTCTTGAGCCGGGCGAGCCGAAGGAAACGGAAGGTTGTTCGCTGTTCCAGCTCTATTCTGCGTTCGCAACGGACGATCAGATTGCTGATATGCAGCAGGCCTATGCTGATGGCATCGGTTGGGGCGACGCGAAGAATCGCATCTTCGAGCTGCTTAACGAGACTTTGAAGGAACCTCGTCAGCGCTACCATGAGCTGCTGGAAGACCCGGCTCATATCGAGTCCATCATGAAGAAAGGGGCCGAGCGTGCCCGAGCCGAAGCGGTTCCGTTCATGGACGAGCTGCGTCGCGCTGTGGGTATCGCGCCGTTTGCATAA
- the pssA gene encoding CDP-diacylglycerol--serine O-phosphatidyltransferase produces MTDDRQEADDANSSHKSHKCGRSRDPFKEFRDDSEVVEEIIEDGQPIRRRGIYLLPNLFTTMALFSGFFAVISALNHDFISAAIAIFLSMVLDGLDGRVARMTNTQSAFGAEYDSLADMLSFGLAPAVVAFSWMQLGGVNELGKFGWICAFIYVAGAALRLARFNVQLSVVDKAWFVGLPSPTAAALVAGCVWVMTDFDMASFPARVVLALVVAVSGILMVSNIGFYSFKKIDIRNPVPFVVLLAIVVLIVLIWAKPSVTLLLIFGGYTGVGVVLAAFRLLRSARSE; encoded by the coding sequence ATGACAGATGATCGACAGGAAGCTGACGACGCTAACTCGAGTCATAAGTCCCATAAATGCGGGCGTTCCCGTGACCCGTTCAAGGAGTTTCGGGACGACAGTGAGGTTGTAGAAGAAATCATCGAGGATGGGCAGCCCATCCGGCGACGAGGTATCTATCTGCTGCCAAACCTGTTTACGACCATGGCGCTGTTCAGCGGCTTCTTTGCCGTCATCAGTGCGCTCAACCATGACTTCATCTCGGCGGCCATTGCGATCTTTCTGTCAATGGTGCTGGACGGTCTCGACGGCCGTGTGGCCCGTATGACCAATACTCAGAGCGCTTTCGGTGCCGAGTACGACAGTCTGGCCGATATGCTGTCATTCGGGCTGGCGCCTGCCGTCGTTGCCTTCAGCTGGATGCAGTTGGGCGGCGTCAACGAGCTGGGCAAGTTCGGCTGGATCTGTGCCTTCATCTACGTGGCGGGGGCGGCGCTGCGTTTGGCGCGATTCAACGTGCAGCTCAGTGTCGTCGACAAGGCGTGGTTCGTTGGGCTGCCCAGCCCAACTGCGGCGGCGCTGGTAGCCGGCTGTGTATGGGTCATGACGGATTTTGACATGGCATCGTTCCCGGCGCGCGTTGTACTGGCGCTGGTGGTGGCAGTGTCCGGTATTCTGATGGTCAGCAATATCGGCTTCTACAGTTTCAAGAAGATCGATATCCGCAACCCTGTGCCCTTTGTGGTACTGCTGGCGATTGTCGTGCTGATCGTGCTGATCTGGGCGAAACCGTCGGTCACACTGCTGCTGATCTTCGGGGGTTATACCGGCGTCGGTGTCGTACTCGCGGCATTCCGTTTGCTGCGCAGCGCTCGTAGCGAATAG
- a CDS encoding alpha-amylase family glycosyl hydrolase gives MTTTNVAYPWWQEAVIYQVYLPSFADSNGDGIGDLPGVTSRLAYLAELGVTALWVSPFFTSPQADNGYDISDYYDVDPRYGTLNDIDMLVTQAHAHGMRLIIDMVANHTSTEHPWFKEALASPAGSPARDRYIFLDGRGDGHTEAPNNWTSMFSESAWTRPAGDTQWYLHSFSDKQADLNWHNTEVKAEFRRIMQFWIARGVDGFRMDAAMCMMKRANFTDTAPTDTDDPLLHQPGILGLHREFRSFMNEYPEHCLIGEVLANDQRQVLDYVGPDKLHQVFAFNYQYAYWNRTALQNTITQSLQSTNVGSMPIWVTSSHDQVRHVSRLGLTVPGYLPGGLGPMSEQPSWSLGQARARAMICMTAFLPGALCLYYGEELGLPDHTQLEDRYRKDPRFQPSQYNGRDGSRIPMPWDSNAPAFGFSTQTDTWLPQPSCYHHYAVDRQQHWAGSMLTLYRQLLALRKQFQLARHPLQWLPTLRNDVLMACCGGLVLAINFGHTSVRLPTKGTIVARSHPHIALRNGMLPGNAAIWLRLEQQ, from the coding sequence ATGACAACAACGAATGTAGCCTATCCATGGTGGCAAGAGGCCGTGATCTATCAGGTCTATCTTCCTTCCTTCGCTGACAGTAACGGTGACGGCATAGGCGACCTGCCCGGCGTAACCTCACGGCTTGCCTATCTGGCAGAATTGGGAGTCACCGCTCTCTGGGTGTCGCCATTCTTCACCTCGCCTCAGGCAGACAATGGCTATGACATCAGTGACTACTACGATGTCGATCCCCGCTATGGCACGCTCAATGACATCGACATGCTAGTGACGCAGGCCCATGCCCACGGCATGCGCCTCATCATCGACATGGTGGCCAACCATACCTCCACCGAACATCCGTGGTTCAAGGAAGCGCTGGCCTCGCCTGCTGGCAGCCCCGCCCGCGACCGCTACATCTTCCTCGACGGCAGAGGCGACGGTCACACAGAAGCACCCAACAACTGGACCAGTATGTTCAGTGAATCTGCATGGACACGCCCAGCGGGCGACACACAGTGGTATCTGCATTCCTTCTCAGACAAACAGGCCGACCTCAACTGGCATAACACCGAGGTAAAGGCCGAGTTCAGAAGGATCATGCAGTTCTGGATAGCGCGAGGGGTCGATGGCTTCCGCATGGACGCCGCCATGTGCATGATGAAGCGCGCTAACTTCACAGACACCGCGCCGACCGATACGGACGATCCGCTACTTCACCAGCCGGGCATACTGGGTCTGCACCGCGAATTCCGCAGCTTCATGAATGAATATCCCGAGCACTGCCTGATCGGTGAAGTGCTGGCAAACGACCAGCGGCAGGTACTCGACTATGTAGGCCCCGACAAACTGCATCAGGTATTCGCCTTCAACTATCAGTATGCTTATTGGAACCGCACCGCCCTGCAGAACACCATCACCCAGTCTCTGCAATCGACCAACGTAGGGTCGATGCCAATCTGGGTAACGTCCAGTCATGATCAGGTGCGCCATGTATCGCGTCTTGGCCTAACCGTACCGGGCTATTTACCGGGCGGCCTGGGGCCAATGAGCGAACAGCCAAGCTGGTCGCTGGGGCAAGCACGCGCGCGCGCGATGATCTGCATGACCGCATTTCTGCCCGGGGCCCTGTGCCTGTACTACGGTGAAGAACTGGGGCTGCCGGATCACACCCAACTGGAAGACCGCTACCGCAAAGACCCTCGCTTCCAGCCAAGCCAGTACAATGGCCGCGATGGCAGCCGTATTCCAATGCCGTGGGACAGCAATGCGCCAGCCTTCGGATTCAGCACACAGACCGATACCTGGCTGCCACAGCCGTCTTGCTACCACCACTATGCCGTTGATCGCCAACAGCATTGGGCAGGCAGCATGCTCACGCTCTACCGCCAGCTGCTGGCCCTCCGCAAGCAGTTCCAGCTAGCACGTCACCCGCTCCAGTGGCTGCCAACCCTGCGCAACGATGTCCTCATGGCCTGCTGTGGTGGACTGGTACTGGCGATTAATTTCGGCCACACCTCGGTAAGACTGCCGACCAAAGGAACGATAGTGGCACGCAGCCACCCGCATATCGCCTTGAGAAACGGTATGTTGCCCGGCAACGCCGCCATCTGGCTGCGTCTAGAGCAGCAGTAG
- a CDS encoding glutamate decarboxylase, translating to MPLHYRQDVRDALLDDVYASDDLSASLPRYRFPASELGARNAFNVVRDELMLDGNSRQNLATFCTTWLEDEVHQLMDACIDKNMIDKDEYPQTAELEARCVHMLADLWNSPDANNTMGCSTTGSSEAAMLGGLALKWQWRKRREAEGKSTDRPNLICGPVQICWHKFARYFDVELREIPMDGDRLIMNAEEVLKRVDENTIGVVVTFGVTFTCQYEPVQQIQKALDRLEEETGLDIPIHVDAASGGFLAPFCAPDIPWDFRLPRVKSINASGHKYGLSPLGVGWVVWRDADELPEDLVFNVNYLGGDMPTFALNFSRPGGQIVAQYYNFIRLGVEGYRRIQTACYNTAQYLADAIGKLGPFEIIFGGDMTEGLPALCWKLKDDANVSFTLYDLADRLRTRGWQVPAYSMPADRTDLVIQRILVRHGVSRDLASLLVDDIQRCLDYFAQHPAAVPLSEEEGSGFHH from the coding sequence ATGCCGCTGCATTACCGACAGGATGTCCGCGATGCACTTCTGGACGACGTCTATGCGTCCGATGACCTATCCGCTTCACTTCCGCGCTACCGTTTCCCAGCCAGCGAACTGGGCGCTCGCAATGCGTTCAATGTCGTGCGTGATGAACTGATGCTCGATGGTAACTCTCGCCAGAATTTGGCGACCTTCTGTACGACTTGGCTTGAAGATGAAGTCCATCAGTTGATGGATGCCTGTATCGACAAGAACATGATCGACAAGGATGAATATCCGCAGACAGCCGAATTGGAAGCGCGCTGTGTGCACATGCTGGCTGACCTGTGGAACTCGCCGGATGCCAACAATACGATGGGTTGTTCCACGACCGGGTCGTCGGAAGCCGCCATGCTGGGAGGGCTGGCACTCAAATGGCAGTGGCGCAAACGCCGCGAAGCCGAAGGTAAATCAACGGATCGTCCCAACCTGATCTGTGGCCCCGTGCAGATCTGCTGGCACAAGTTTGCCCGTTATTTCGACGTTGAACTGCGTGAAATTCCGATGGACGGCGATCGCTTGATCATGAACGCCGAAGAAGTGCTGAAACGCGTCGATGAAAATACTATTGGGGTGGTCGTGACCTTCGGGGTGACCTTCACCTGCCAGTACGAGCCGGTGCAGCAGATCCAAAAGGCACTAGATCGCTTGGAAGAGGAAACCGGTCTGGACATCCCGATTCACGTGGATGCTGCTAGCGGTGGTTTTCTGGCGCCGTTCTGTGCGCCTGACATTCCGTGGGATTTCCGCCTGCCGCGCGTGAAATCCATCAATGCCTCTGGTCACAAATACGGGCTGTCACCGCTGGGCGTGGGCTGGGTCGTATGGCGCGATGCCGATGAATTGCCGGAAGACTTGGTTTTCAACGTTAACTATCTGGGCGGTGATATGCCCACCTTTGCACTTAACTTCTCGCGCCCGGGGGGCCAGATCGTTGCGCAGTACTACAACTTCATCCGCCTCGGTGTAGAAGGGTATCGCCGCATTCAGACGGCCTGCTATAACACAGCGCAGTATCTGGCCGATGCTATCGGCAAGTTGGGGCCGTTCGAGATCATCTTCGGCGGTGATATGACCGAAGGGTTGCCAGCACTGTGTTGGAAGCTCAAGGACGATGCTAACGTATCCTTTACACTGTATGACCTAGCGGATCGTCTGCGTACGCGTGGCTGGCAGGTGCCGGCCTACTCCATGCCAGCAGATCGTACCGACTTGGTTATTCAGCGCATTCTGGTGCGCCATGGGGTCAGCCGCGATCTGGCTTCGCTGCTGGTCGATGACATCCAGCGCTGCCTTGATTACTTTGCACAACACCCGGCGGCAGTGCCGCTTTCCGAAGAAGAGGGCAGTGGTTTTCATCATTGA